The following proteins are co-located in the Enoplosus armatus isolate fEnoArm2 chromosome 8, fEnoArm2.hap1, whole genome shotgun sequence genome:
- the rhoaa gene encoding rho-related GTP-binding protein RhoA-A, translating into MAAIRKKLVIVGDGACGKTCLLIVFSKDQFPEVYVPTVFENYVADIEVDGKQVELALWDTAGQEDYDRLRPLSYPDTDVILMCFSIDSPDSLENIPEKWTPEVKHFCPNVPIILVGNKKDLRNDEHTRRELAKMKQEPVKSDEAREMANRINASGYLECSAKTKDGVREVFEMATRAALQAKRRGKKGGCLLL; encoded by the exons ATGGCTGCAATCAGAAAGAAACTAGTGATAGTTGGTGATGGAGCCTGTGGCAAGACCTGTCTCCTCATAGTGTTCAGCAAGGATCAGTTCCCTGAGGTTTACGTGCCCACAGTGTTTGAGAACTATGTGGCGGATATTGAGGTGGATGGTAAACAG GTGGAGCTGGCTCTTTGGGACACAGCGGGTCAGGAGGACTATGACAGGCTGAGGCCTCTCTCCTATCCAGACACTGACGTCATCCTCATGTGTTTCTCCATCGACAGTCCTGACAGTTTGG AGAATATTCCAGAGAAGTGGACCCCTGAGGTCAAGCACTTCTGTCCCAACGTGCCCATCATTCTTGTGGGAAACAAGAAAGACCTGCGAAATGATGAGCACACGCGTCGAGAGCTGGCCAAGATGAAACAG GAACCAGTGAAGTCAGACGAGGCGAGGGAAATGGCTAACCGGATCAACGCCTCTGGTTACCTGGAGTGCTCAGCCAAGACCAAGGATGGTGTGAGGGAGGTGTTTGAGATGGCCACCAGGGCGGCGCTGCAGGCCAAGAGACGAGGCAAGAAGGGCGGCTGCCTTCTGCTATAG